In one Magallana gigas chromosome 7, xbMagGiga1.1, whole genome shotgun sequence genomic region, the following are encoded:
- the LOC105347424 gene encoding dnaJ homolog dnj-5, with translation MAESHARKDQQPSADGVPFMREDLNSSVPLYRGWTQFSGMPTHNVTDNSTPEIHWETFSPSNPSFDQIYTNLDPNAEYLSQILTNIRNNPSGIETDPRLADQSLQGNSSFHAASLEGQSMYAETLNSWNNYDPFATTEVLKASQEPVENAQMKSKPSYSDIAKSLKSKPIQQNKEKEEVDAPKKKCPEPPVGKHHKQFNRKGSHTQKPHSKGHKQMSDHMESKVKPNSKYGLDKFEDMSKIESGSMKSESVESIPLLSRKGSTSSVSSGTSGIEEIHLSKGPVTGAKKDNSGQRTKLEGKQEKPQPSKPADKAFFDPRRIFQQNKSPKDVPKGSTESTVLNNGKPMGRSKSTSENHRKSSDYINNDLRDAKKKTNQPNANKEPEKKENANVGGGSNSSGSRNDRKQKNTAAQTDGHPAVTRRRKTKSAQHQYSFDQEYVDEWINYILEKIKKGLAYLWSVLITLLLLLLGLVAYLVTVCVHIITWAWSKVSTVVKTKLFQKYFKKQLPSNPEPELRIGLESNIDLPSTGEEAMQRLLACKGKDPYSILGLRYDVADDEVKKYYRKQAVLVHPDKNTQPGAEEAFKILGHAFELIGEPEKRRLYNCQMEEASQAEAAMREFNDLLTNLQDKIQEAANLMRCDNCGGKHKRVPIDRPWYSSRFCKRCNIRHSAKEGDVWAETTVFGFLWHYFACMEGKIYDITEWVSCKKDYFKHMQPNAHHVFYRIATEGGRNSNSNQQHGRSGEADLEDFINHLFHQAMSTEQNGNAQWQPPSQSQPPAPGWGAASAAKKARRRKKKH, from the exons ATGGCTGAATCACATGCAAGAAAAGACCAGCAACCATCAGCAGATGGAGTTCCTTTTATGAGAGAAGATCTTAACAGTTCAGTCCCATTGTACAGAGGTTGGACTCAGTTTAGTGGAATGCCAACACACAACGTCACTGACAATTCCACCCCAGAGATTCACTGGGAAACTTTTAGTCCTAGCAATCCCTCTTTTGATCAGATTTACACTAATTTGGATCCCAACGCAGAATACCTGAGCCAGATACTAACCAACATTCGGAATAATCCTAGTGGCATTGAGACAGACCCTCGCTTGGCTGATCAGAGTTTGCAAGGTAATTCTAGTTTTCATGCTGCAAGCCTTGAAGGACAGTCCATGTATGCTGAGACCCTTAACAGTTGGAATAACTACGATCCTTTTGCAACTACTGAAGTGTTGAAAGCTTCTCAAGAACCAGTTGAAAATGCTCAGATGAAATCTAAACCTTCATATTCAGATATAGCTAAATCTCTTAAATCTAAAccaattcaacaaaataaagaaaaagaagaagttGATGCACCAAAGAAAAAGTGTCCCGAACCACCTGTAGGAAAGCATCATAAACAATTCAACCGTAAAGGTTCCCACACACAGAAACCACATTCGAAAGGGCATAAACAAATGTCTGATCACATGGAGTCCAAAGTAAAGCCCAACTCTAAGTATGGTTTGGACAAATTTGAAGACATGAGCAAGATTGAGTCCGGTAGTATGAAAAGTGAGAGTGTGGAGAGTATTCCTCTGCTGTCAAGGAAGGGTAGCACCAGCAGTGTTAGCAGTGGAACTAGTGGAATTGAAGAAATCCATTTGTCCAAAGGACCTGTGACAGGagcaaagaaagataactctgggCAGAGGACCAAATTGGAGGGTAAGCAAGAAAAGCCCCAACCATCAAAACCTGCTGATAAAGCATTCTTTGATCCTAGAAGaatttttcaacaaaacaaGTCTCCAAAAGATGTTCCGAAGGGCTCAACCGAGTCAACTGTTTTAAACAATGGGAAACCAATGGGAAGATCAAAATCCACCTCAGAGAATCACAGGAAGTCATCAGATTACATCAATAATGATCTTAGAGATGCCAAGAAAAAGACCAACCAGCCCAATGCAAACAAAGAGCCAGAGAAGAAAGAAAATGCTAATGTTGGTGGTGGAAGCAATAGTAGTGGGAGCAGAAATGACAGGAAACAGAAGAACACTGCTGCTCAGACCGACGGTCACCCAGCCGTGACCAGACGGAGGAAGACCAAGTCTGCCCAGCACCAGTACTCGTTTGATCAGGAATATGTCG ATGAATGGATTAATTACATATTAGAGAAAATCAAGAAAGGATTAGCATACTTGTGGTCTGTTCTCATTACGCTTCTTCTCCTGTTGCTTGGACTAGTGGCATATTT AGTGACTGTGTGTGTTCACATCATTACATGGGCATGGAGCAAAGTATCTACAGTTGTCAAGACTAAGTTGTTTCAGAAGTATTTTAAGAAACAACTTCCATCAAACCCAGAACCAGAATTAAGAATAGGACTGGAATCCAATATAGATTTACCTTCAACAG GTGAAGAGGCCATGCAGAGACTTCTAGCTTGTAAGGGAAAAGATCCATATAG caTTCTAGGATTAAGATATGATGTTGCTGATGATGAAGTAAAGAAATATTACAGAAAACAAGCTGTACTAGTCCATCCTGACAAG AATACTCAGCCTGGTGCTGAAGAGGCTTTCAAAATTTTGGGTCATGCCTTCGAATTGATAGGAGAGCCA GAAAAACGTAGACTTTACAACTGCCAGATGGAAGAAGCAAGTCAAGCTGAAGCAGCCATG AGAGAATTCAATGATCTTCTAACAAACCTCCAAGACAAGATTCAAGAG GCAGCCAATCTGATGCGCTGTGATAACTGTGGGGGAAAACACAAGAGAGTTCCTATTGACAGGCCATGGTACAGCTCCCGATTTTGCAAACGGTGCAATATAAGACACTCGGCCAAAGAG ggTGATGTATGGGCAGAAACCACAGTATTTGGGTTTTTATGGCATTACTTCGCATGTATGGAAGGAAAGATATACGATATTACAGAGTGGGTCTCATGCAAA AAGGACTATTTCAAGCATATGCAGCCCAATGCTCACCATGTGTTTTACAGAATTGCCACAGAAGGAGGTCGAAATTCAAATAGTAATCAACAACATGGAAGATCTGG TGAAGCAGACCTAGAGGActtcataaatcatttatttcatcaaGCAATGAGCACGGAACAAAATGGCAACGCTCAATGGCAACCCCCGTCACAGTCTCAACCCCCAGCCCCGGGCTGGGGGGCGGCCAGTGCTGCTAAGAAGGCCCGCCGCAGAAAGAAGAAACATTGA
- the LOC105347425 gene encoding tRNA:m(4)X modification enzyme TRM13 homolog — protein MQMDKLNENQCAFFLTKKKRYCRFKSTANGKYCPEHAGILGIDQGRERVPCPLNPKHYCYKDSVEKHLKKCQKQQKEMPPYFSKGINMDRDGVETGPEVKTPLKEFSTPELQNLIEKVEKLYDEHVKAIDEEILHHHCLDEELGNESFGIPAIRHRKQQASLVGQIQKLGLLQEGFCFVELGAGKGNLSHWIQQALPDKSDLGFVLVDYGHVRYKADNRHKWPDTGPKFERLRIDIADLNLGNVESVSTGQRPVVAVGKHLCGGATDLALRCVTNTLKLRGSEEHSQQPEQKKMRTEDNPSQRASLAGVTIALCCHHRCSWDTYIGKEFMEKCGLTQRDFALLCKLSGWTAATWNGWKTKEEMNREISGVSLGVGPNRDIDGVSPNREFDGVDPNRDISGVSPKCTDSKEDQAETSSTAKNIKDKNRQTSQLEGKTTKDKEITGSNDLEEHQRQEQSFSRTDLHMSPAQREEIGRKCKRLIDYGRVLYLRNCGLQSQLKTYIEEKLTPENVVIVANIAS, from the exons ATGCAGATGGATAAACTCAACGAAAATCAATGTGCGTTCTTCTTGACAAAAAAGAAACGCTATTGTAGATTTAAATCGACTGCAAATGGAAAATATTGCCCAGAGCATGCAGGGATTCTTGGG ATTGACCAAGGAAGAGAGAGAGTACCATGCCCATTAAACCCGAAAca tTATTGCTACAAAGACAGTGTAGAGAAACACctgaaaaaatgtcaaaaacagcAGAAGGAAATGCCg CCATATTTTTCCAAAGGAATAAACATGGACCGGGATGGTGTTGAAACAGGACCAGAAGTTAAG acaccattaaaAGAGTTTTCAACACCTGAACtacaaaatttgattgaaaaagttgaaaaacttTATGATG AACATGTTAAAGCTATTGATGAAGAAATCCTTCACCATCATTGCCTGGATGAAGAACTTGGTAACGAGTCTTTTGGTATCCCTGCCATACGCCACAGAAAACAGCAG GCTTCACTTGTCGGACAGATTCAGAAATTGGGCTTGTTACAGGAAGGTTTCTGTTTTGTAGAGTTGGGAGCTGGCAAAG GTAATCTATCTCACTGGATCCAGCAGGCGTTGCCAGACAAATCCGACCTAGGCTTTGTGTTGGTGGACTATGGTCATGTAAGATACAAG GCAGACAACAGGCACAAATGGCCGGACACAGGACCCAAATTTGAACGTCTACGCATAGATATTGCTGATTTAAATCTTG GCAATGTTGAGAGTGTATCTACGGGTCAGAGACCAGTGGTAGCGGTCGGCAAACATCTCTGTGGGGGAGCAACAG ACTTGGCATTGCGGTGTGTCACTAATACTCTAAAATTGAGAGGATCAGAGGAACATTCACAACAACCGGAACAGAAGAAAATGAGGACAGAGGACAACCCTTCTCAAAG AGCATCCCTGGCAGGTGTAACCATTGCACTTTGTTGTCACCATCGATGTAGCTGGGATACTTACATAGGGAAAGAGTTCATGGAGAAGTGTGGCCTCACTCAGCGAGACTTTGCTCTGCTGTGTAAACTCAGTGGATGGACTGCTGCAACCTGGAATGGCTGGAAAACCAAGGAAGAGATGAATAGAGAAATCAGTGGTGTCAGTCTTGGTGTCGGCCCAAATCGAGATATTGATGGTGTCAGCCCAAATCGAGAATTTGATGGTGTCGATCCAAATCGAGATATCAGTGGTGTTAGCCCAAAGTGTACAGACAGCAAAGAAGACCAAGCAGAAACCAGCAGCACggcaaaaaatatcaaagacaaaaacAGACAAACATCACAACTGGAGGGCAAAACCACAAAAGATAAAGAGATCACAGGTTCCAATGACCTTGaggaacatcaaagacaagagCAGTCGTTTTCAAG GACTGACCTACACATGTCGCCCGCTCAGAGAGAGGAGATAGGCAGGAAGTGTAAGAGACTGATCGACTATGGTCGGGTCCTCTACCTGAGAAACTGTGGACTTCAGAGCCAACTCAAAACATACATAGAGGAAAAACTGACTCCTGAAAATGTTGTGATTGTAGCAAATATTGCAAGctga